CCACGCCCTCTGTTTCTTCTACGGTCAGAAGCACCGTGAGGAGGTGGAGATCGCAAGGAAGATCGCCGAAGGTGCGGGTGTGCCTTTCGAGGTCAAGGATGTGAGCTTTATAGGTTCGTTGGCGCACAACTCTCTCACAGACGACTCCATCCCGATGGATAAGGAGAAACCCGAAGGCTCCGTGCCAAATACGTTTGTGCCCGGACGCAACCTCTTCTTCCTCAGCATCGCGGCGGTCTATGCTCGTGAGCTGGGCATCCATCACCTCGTCATAGGGGTATCACAGACGGATTTCAGTGGTTATCCCGACTGTCGAGATGCGTTCGTGAAGTCTCTCAATGTCACCCTCAACCTCGCCATGGACGATACTTTCGTCATCCATACACCTCTTATGTGGATCGACAAGGCGGAGACTTGGGCACTTGCAGATGAGCTTGGGGTGCTGGAGTTGGTAAGGCAAGAAACCTTGACGTGCTACAACGGTATCAAGGGCGATGGCTGTGGAGAGTGTCCGGCTTGCGCTCTGAGAAGTGAAGGGTTGCAAAAGTACCTCAAAGAGAAAGCCCGACCCAAGACCAAATAACGAAGTGCAGACACAATAAAAAAAAATTAGAGATATGAGCGAACTGAAAGATCAACTGTCTCTCCTCGGACAGACGACAGAGTACAAGCAGGACTATGCTCCGGAGGTGCTCGAAGCCTTCGACAACAAACACCCTGACAATGACTATTGGGTGAGGTTCAACTGCCCTGAGTTCACCAGCCTTTGCCCCATCACAGGTCAGCCTGACTTTGCGGAGATCCGCATCAGCTATATCCCTGACATCAAGATGGTGGAGAGCAAGAGCTTGAAGCTGTACATGTTCAGCTTCCGCAATCACGGTGCATTTCACGAGGATTGTGTCAACATCATCATGAAGGATCTCATCGCCCTCATGGATCCCAAGTACATCGAGGTCACAGGACTATTTACCCCTCGTGGCGGTATATCGATCTACCCCTACGCCAACTATGGTCGCCCGGGCACCAAATATGAGCGTATGGCAGAACAAAGACTTATGTCTCACGAATGAAAATCAAGTAGAAGACGAGCCAAGGCTCCGGCCCGTAGACTTGGAGCTCACCCCCCATGTCTGTGAGCCGACCTTGGCACACACCAAGAAGCCCACCCTGTGCGAACAAGGTGGGCTTCTTAGTTTCGGCTTACCAAGCACCGCAAAGCGGATCGAGGACTCAGCATCAAATCAGACGGTTTTCGACAATCAAATCGCACAACGGTTTTGAGCCCCCTTGAAGTAAAGAAAGTAGTAATATGTGCAGTAAAAACGTGAGTCACCCCTAAGGCCATTACCCAAAGGCTGTCTCGAATCGGGGACTCATGTCATCAGCATGATTTATCCTTGAAACGATCAGTTCATCGCCAAGGCCTTGGCTTTGTGACGACTTTCGTAAAGATCTAATTTATTATTGATCACACGATGGTTGTAGTCCTGCGCGTAAGCCTTGAGCATCATCTCGTAGTGCTTTGTATCAACACTGTCCGAGGGGGCGAAATCAACAGGGTGTTGGACAAGTGGCGAAGGGGAAGAGAACTTGCACTTACCTGTAGCATCCATGAATATGGTGAAGTCCCTATGGAGCAGGATATGATTGCCATTTTCGTAGTTGACCGCAAAGTGAGGAGCTTCGGGATCAAACATATTTTGCCCATAAGAGATGATCTCAGTGTCGTCACCCATCAAGTAGAGAAGCGAGGGGAGGATGTCCGCCTGCTGGACGACATAGCGATCTTGGAGACCTTTGAGCCTGCCGGAGGGGTCATGAAAGATGATGGGGATGGCAAAGCGTCCACCTACGTTTTGATACTCGGGACGGTCGCTCTGACTGGCGTGGTCGGCCATTAGGACAAAGAGAGTATCGTCGTACCAAGGCTCGTTGCGAATCGCATCGAAAAACATCTTTAGAGACATATCTGCATACTGCACGGCTCTGTGGATGTACTGAGACCCTTCTCGGAACATATCCCCATACTCCTCGGGGACGGTGTAAGGAGCGTGCGAACTGAGCGTGAATATCGTGGCAAGGAAAGGCATCGGACGACTGCCGATGTGCTTGGCAACGGTCTGCAAAAACTTGTCGTCGAAGATGCCCCATGTACCGTCATAGTCACTTTCGTCTGCATGGTCTTCACGCCCGAAATAGTCATGAATACCGATCTGTTTGACGAAGGCATCGAACCCCATCGATCCCTTGGAAGCCCCATGGTAAAAGATCGAACTATACCCCTGTTTGTCAAGCTGTTCAGGGAGACTCATAAGGTCGTTTCCGGCATAGTGCGAGAGGACGAAGTTGATCCCCAAAGCCGGGAGCGAAGTCAGTGCCGAAGGCATAGCCTCGATAGACACTCGCCCATTGGCAAAGCCGTACTTGAATACAAAACTCTCACTCATCAGTTCGTCCAAAAATGGGGTGTAGCCCGGGTAGTCCGCCACCTCTTGGTTGAGGTAGCTCGTGTACTCTTTCGCAAAGCTCTCGAGGATAAGGAAGACGACATTTTTACCCTTGAATGCACCATAAAGACTATCACCCTCATGGAGTGGTCTTGCCTTGTATCGGGGAGAGAAATACTCGGCGACCTTATCCTCAGGCAGGAGAGAAAGTTCTTTAAGAGTACTCTTACGAGAAGTGCGGATCATCGTAAAGGTGGTATTGAGGACGAGATCACGATCCTTGGCTTCACGCACGAAAATGTTGGCACGGAGGGTGGTCATGGGACGATTTTCGAACCCGATCTCTCCTCGGATGGTCAAAAGAGCAATGAAGGCAAATATACCGACTTCGACAAGAGCAAGTCCCTTTGCTCTCACACGGGCGATCATGGTCTGCCCATCTTTGCGCTCAAATCTCACCAACCGATAGCCGAAGTAGAGCACCAGCACCAAGACAATGAATAAGAGGGTAAGTGGCCAAAAAGTGATGATGTACTTACCATAAAGATTGAGTGCACTTTCGTTCTGAAACTCTGAAAAGACACTCATCGATGTGCGTTTGAGAGCAAAGGCATAGTAGCCCGTGTCGGAGATGTTGAGGAAGATGTTTAAGACATTGGGGATAAAATAGGTCGCACTTCTCAGCCCAACGAAAACTTTGTGCTGTTCCCACCGTGCAGGAAGAAATACCCCGAGCAACAGAAGAATGAAGTAGACGGCATTGGTATAAGCAATCGAGGCGCCATCAAAGAGCAGTCCGCCGAGGGCAATGTCCACAAAATCTCCTGCGGAGATATGCGCAAAGTACGTATAGTTGTAGAGATAGTAGACGACCCGGCACAAAGCCATGATGAGCAGCGCGAGTCCGAGATGGTAAAAAAAGATAAGCTCCCGACTCCGAGTAGAATAGCGTGATTTATTCATATATATTACCAAAAGTCAATTTTAACTTAGCATTCTTTAAGCATTCAGTTTTCAACTTACCGACAAGAAGAACACTTAATAGATTGATAATTCTATGTTTGTGACATTGTGTATTAAAAGGCACATCTTGAATTGTGCACACAAAGTTACACTTTTCCGGCATTGTTTGATATAATATAACATTATTTTGAAGCATCTAACCCTATGAAAAGTAGGAGAATGACGGCTGTAATGTTGTCTAAAACGGTATTTTTGGCTATCTTGTCAAAGTTTTTCAAAGACCACCAGAATAACACATTCGACTGGTCAGAATAAGCCATTTAACGGAATAATTTTAAAAATATAATGTTCGATAGAACTATGAAAAGAGAGGATTTGAATCAGGTAATCGATCGCAAAGGCACAGGTTGTACAAAGTTCGACGGCATAGCTGATGTCATCGGGGATCGTACAGATGTACTTCCTATGTGGATCGCAGACATGGACTTCGCTACACCGAGCTTCGTTATCGATGCGGTAAAGAAGAGACTCGAACACCCCGTATTGGGCTACAGCATCCCCACGGCAGAGTACTACGCTGCCTTGCAACAGTGGTTTGTAAAAAAGTATGGTTTCGAGCCAAAGAAAGAGGAACTCTGCTTCACTCCGGGCATCGTATCGGGGATATTCAAGATCCTTCAGTGCCTCACACAAGAGGGAGACGGGGTGGCACTCTGCCCTCCGGTATATCACCCATTCGGACAAGTCATCAGAGGCAGCCGTCGACGCATGGTTGAAGCCCCTCTCATACTGAAGAACAACCGCTTCGAGATCGACTTCGAGGCTCTCGAAAATGCACTCAAAGAAGCAAAAATCTTGATCTGGTGCCACCCTCACAACCCCGGCGGTCGTGTATGGACCAGGGAAGAGCTGGAGGCTGTTGCGAAGCTCGCCGACAAGTACGGTGTCTACATCATCAGTGATGAGATCCATGCAGACTTGACGTTCAAAAACTTCAAACACATACCATTCCCATCGGTTTCGCCCGAAGCTCGTAAATGGGCAATATCACTGATGGCTCCTTCCAAGGCATTCAATATGCCGGGCATCATTGCATCGCAGATTTATATCGCAGACGAAAAGTTGAGACACACCATCTACGAGTACTTGGAGTACAACTGTCTGAACCATGCCAACTCAACGACCTACGGTGCTGTAGCAGCTGCCTACAATCATGGCGAAGAATGGCTTGACGGCGTGATGGACTATATCGAGGACAACATTGCATTTGTCCGTCAATACCTCAAGGATCATCTGCCACAGTTGGGAATGATCGAGCCGGAGGCTTCGTTCTTGATTTTCTTGGACTGCCGAGGTCTCGGCATGGACGATAAGACTCTGACTGACTTCTTCATCAACAAGGCGCACCTACTTCTCAACCCCGGCACGATGTTCGGCACGGGAGGTGAAGGATTCATGCGTCTCAATGTCGGTGTACCTCGCTCGGTGCTGCAGGATGCGATGGACAGAATACGCAAGGCAGTTAACGAATTATAAAATTACAGTCTTACAGCGTTCTCCGAGCGCACGATGGGTCGAAATGTGCATTCTTTTTGTACCTTTGGGCACCAATAGATCAGAAGATATACAATGGCTTTTTCACAGAATAAAAAGAGTGGCATCCGACACGAAAACCCTTCGCCCATAAAAGAGACTTATGTAGCGAAAAGTGAGGGTGTTGTCTTGATCGATGAGATACAGACCAAGTCGGGTAGAACTCGCACGGCAGCAAAGAGGTTGATCTCGTCACGACGGGTATCCGTCAATGGCAAGATCTCCAATATGCCGACCACCACACTCTCTGTGGGAAGCCTCATAACAGTGCACAGCGTAGCGCCACCTAAGGAGTTTACCCACCCGCTCATCGCCAAAGTGTGGGAGAACGACGACTGTGTCCTTGTCCGCAAAGAGGCAGGTATCTCCACCGTCAATACGGCACACAAGGATCGAGAAACAACGGTGATATGGGTACTGAGTCAGCACTACAAGCAGTCTGATCCCGATGCCAAGCTATTCATGATCAATCGACTCGATAAGGAGACGGCAGGCTTTGTCCTCTTTGCCAAAAGCGTGGAGGCCAAGGAGACACTCGTAAAGCAGTGGAGCAGACTTGTGTCACAACAAAAGTTTGTCGCCGTCGTCACCGGAGAGGTCGATGCCAACAAGATGACCCTCGTCGCACAATCCAAAGACCCGAAGGAAAAAGAGGGCAGCATGGCTCTCCGCAATAGAATCCGAAAGGTCATGCAGGGCGAAGTCAACGTCTTGAAGAGTAGCGAAAACAAAGAGATGCACGTCGTCGAAATCATCCTCGGAGGAGAACGCATCTTCTCCCTTCGCAAGCTCCTTGGTGACAACGGCCTTGTGATACTGGGAGATGGGCGTTACCGCTCGGACTTTGTCCTCAAAGGAAAGATCGCCCTGGAGCAAGTTTTGCTACAACTCACACTCCCCGGCGGACACAGACAGATGACATTCGAACGCACCTACCCTACCCACTTCTTCACTTACCTCAAGAAGGATAAATCCTTATTGACGTCTTTGAGAAAGAAACAGATTTAGAGACAACTACAATTTTAACACTACATAATCATTTAACGCAAGATGAAAAAGAAATTAGTCTGGCTATTGTTGCCACTCTTGACTCTCCTCGGTCTTTCACAAGCGAATGCTCAGATGATCACCGATGCCATCAAGTGGAATGTCAAGATGACCAACAATGACAAAGGAGAGGTCACACTCACCTTCAATGCAAAACTTCAGCCGGGATGGCACGTCTATGACGTCGATATGCCGGCAGATGGTCCTACGTCCACCGAGATTGAGTTTGACGGAGGGAAAGGCTTCGATGTTGTCGGAAAGATGGCAGCAGACCGCAAGCCCGATGAGGTCTATGACGAAAACTTCGGCATGACACTTCGTTGGTTCGGCAAGGAAGTCAATTTCATACAGAAAGTAAAGATCACCGATCCTCAGAACTTCAAGATCGCAGGAGACATCCTCTTTATGATTTGTAACGATCAGACCTGCCTGCCTCCCGACAGGTTTGCATTCTCTTTCACTGCAAAAAACCTCACCACCCCCCTGTCCATCGCCCCCGTGGCAAACACACCCGCTGAAGAAGCTCCTGCTGCGACAGAAGCAGAGATAGCTCCTGAAGTAGAGGATGTAGCCGTGGAGGCTGCCCCTGCATCAGAGACTTCAGGAGATTGGTTGTGGACACCAGTGATCGACGACTTGAAGGCGTTTGGCGATGAGACCCTCTCAGCGACAGACAATTCACTCCTTATGATCTTCGTCTTCGGATTCCTCGGCGGTCTTGTAGCACTCCTTACCCCTTGTGTATGGCCGATGATTCCTATGACCGTGAGTTTCTTCTTGAAGCGCACCAAGAGCCGTTCGAAGGCGATCCGTGATGCCATCATCTACGGTCTCTCGATCATCGTCATCTATCTTGCGATGGGACTCATCATCACAGGTATTTTCGGAGCAAGCGTGTTGAACGACCTCTCTACCAATGCGATCTTCAACATCTTGTTCTTCCTCCTTTTGGTGGTCTTCGCAGTATCATTCTTCGGAGCGTTCGAACTCGTACTTCCACAGTCTTGGACCAATAAGCTCGACGAGAAGGCAGACTCTACCACAGGTCTCCTCAGCATCTTCTTCATGTCATTTACCCTCGTACTTGTATCATTCTCATGTACAGGTCCTATCATCGGCACACTACTTGTCGAAGCTGCAACGATGGGCAACATGGTCGGCCCTGCTGTCGGTATGTTTGGCTTTGCATTCGCCCTTGCGATTCCATTCGCATTCTTCGCGATCTTCCCCAACTTCCTTCAGAGCATGCCAAAGAGCGGTGGATGGCTCAACAGTGTCAAAGTCGTCCTCGGTTTCCTTGAGCTCGCACTTGCGTTGAAGTTCCTCTCCGTAGCCGACCTCGCATACGGCTGGCGCATCCTTGACCGCGAAGTCTTCGTGGCACTTTGGATCGTCATCTTCACACTCCTCGGTATGTACCTCTTGGGCAAACTCAAGTTCAGCCACGACTCAGACCTTCCATACGTATCCGTACCACGCGTGTTCATGGCATTGATTTCGTTTGCCTTTGCGATGTATATGGTACCCGGTCTTTGGGGCGCACCACTCAAGGCAATCAGCGCATTCTCACCACCTTTGTACACTCAGGACTTCAACCTCTATGACTCTGAGGTTCATGCTAAGTTTGACGACTACGAAAGCGCAATGAAGTATGCCAAGGACCACAACAAGCCTGTGATGATCGACTTCTCAGGCTTCGGCTGTGTCAACTGCCGTAAGATGGAAGCTTCCGTGTGGACAAATCCGACAGTGAAAGGTAAGCTCGAAAAAGACTTCGTCCTCGTCACCCTCATGGTCGACGACAAGGCAAAGCTCGCACAGCCAATCACCGTCAACGAAAACGGCAAGGAACGCACCCTCAAGACCATTGGTGAAAAGTGGAGCTACTTCCAACGCCACAAGTTCGGAGCCAACGCACAGCCATTCTACGTGATGCTCGATGCCAGCGGTAAGCCACTCGGCCCATCGTATGGCTTCAACGAAGACGTCAACGAATACATCAAGTGGATGGATGCAGGTCTCAAGCAATTTGCAGACCGCAAGTAATCCGACACACGACAGATAATGCACACAAAAGACGAGAAACTACAAGCCTTCGGGCGACTATTGGATGTCCTCGATGAGTTGAGGGTCAAGTGCCCTTGGGATGCCAAGCAGACCAACGAGAGCCTACGCCCCAACTCCATCGAAGAAGTCCATGAGCTCAGCCAAGCCATCCTCGATGGCGACAGCAAGGGTATCATGAAGGAGCTCGGCGATGTGTTGCTCCACGTCGCATTCTACTCTAAGATCGGTGAAGAGAAGGGAGACTTTGACCTCAAAGACGTCTGTGATGCCATCACCGACAAACTCATCTTCCGCCATCCCCATGTCTTCGGTGACACCTCAGTGACCACCTCCGAAGAAGTAGAACGCAACTGGGAGCAGATCAAACTCAAGGAAAAAGACGGCAACAAGACCGTTATGGGCGGAGTCCCACGAGGCCTCCCCCCCATGATCAAGGCATACCGCATCCAGGAGAAAGCCACCAACGTAGGCTTCGACTGGGAGCACAAAGAAGATGTCTGGGCAAAGGTCGAAGAAGAGCTATCAGAGCTCCGAGCCGAAGTTATGGCAGACAGCCCGACAGAGCGCAAGGAAGCCGAACTCGGTGATTTCCTCTTCAGCCTCATCAACATGGGACGCCTCTACGGCCTCGAAGCCGACACCGCCCTTGAGCGCACCAACGCCAAGTTCATCCGTCGCTTCACCTACATCGAAGAGCAAGCGAAAGCCTCCGGTCGAGCCCTCAAGAGCCTTACGCTCGAAGAGATGGATCACTACTGGAACGAAGCCAAACACCTCGACCACTGATCTCCGTCTTTTGAAGCCAACCACAAAACGGCACCTGACCACTCATCAGGTGTCGTTTTATATTTGCTTAACTTATAAAAAACATCCATATTTGTGCCAGAAATAACATAAACACCCGACAATAATGGAAAACAAAAACGCACACGATCGCATCCCTCGTTTCGAGGATATGATGATCCCCACTTTACTCGCCTTGAAAGCTCTCGGAGGCTCAGGCTCCAACACTGAGATCAACGAAAAAGTATACGAGGCAATGAACTTCGACGACGAAGTCCTCAACATCCCACACAAGACAGAAGGACTACAAAGCGAAGTCGACCACAGACTCACACGAGCACGCAGATACATGCGCAAATATGGTCTGATCGAAGACTCTTCACGAGGAGTCTGGAGCATCGTAGACAACACTCTAGATCCACACTCGATCGATCCAAGAGAGATTGTACGCAAGGTGAAATCTACTCAAAGCTCAGACAAACCAGACACAGAAGCTGACAATAAAGCAATGAGCTCTATCGAAGAGAATGCTGAAGCAACAGCATGGGAAAGTATCCTCTTAGACATACTGAAAAACATGGATCCAAGCGCATTTGAACGCCTGTGTCAAAGACTACTCAGAGAAAGTGGATTTACCGAAGTTGAAGTCACAGGACGCCCCTGTGATGGAGGGATTGATGGGAAAGGAGTCTTCTCTCTAAACAGTTTCATAAACTTCGACGTTATTTTTCAATGTAAAAGATATAGAGACGCCGTAAAGTCAAAGCATATCAGGGATTTTCGGGGAGCGATGCAAGGGCGAACCGACAAGGGGTTATTTATTACGACAGGAAGATTTACCCAAGAGGCATACAAAGAGGCATCGAGAGATGGTGTTCCTCGTATTGTTTTAGTAGATGGAATAGGGGTATGTCAGAAACTGAAAGAATTAAACTTAGGGGTAACC
This is a stretch of genomic DNA from Porphyromonas cangingivalis. It encodes these proteins:
- the mazG gene encoding nucleoside triphosphate pyrophosphohydrolase — protein: MHTKDEKLQAFGRLLDVLDELRVKCPWDAKQTNESLRPNSIEEVHELSQAILDGDSKGIMKELGDVLLHVAFYSKIGEEKGDFDLKDVCDAITDKLIFRHPHVFGDTSVTTSEEVERNWEQIKLKEKDGNKTVMGGVPRGLPPMIKAYRIQEKATNVGFDWEHKEDVWAKVEEELSELRAEVMADSPTERKEAELGDFLFSLINMGRLYGLEADTALERTNAKFIRRFTYIEEQAKASGRALKSLTLEEMDHYWNEAKHLDH
- a CDS encoding RluA family pseudouridine synthase, whose product is MAFSQNKKSGIRHENPSPIKETYVAKSEGVVLIDEIQTKSGRTRTAAKRLISSRRVSVNGKISNMPTTTLSVGSLITVHSVAPPKEFTHPLIAKVWENDDCVLVRKEAGISTVNTAHKDRETTVIWVLSQHYKQSDPDAKLFMINRLDKETAGFVLFAKSVEAKETLVKQWSRLVSQQKFVAVVTGEVDANKMTLVAQSKDPKEKEGSMALRNRIRKVMQGEVNVLKSSENKEMHVVEIILGGERIFSLRKLLGDNGLVILGDGRYRSDFVLKGKIALEQVLLQLTLPGGHRQMTFERTYPTHFFTYLKKDKSLLTSLRKKQI
- a CDS encoding MalY/PatB family protein — its product is MKREDLNQVIDRKGTGCTKFDGIADVIGDRTDVLPMWIADMDFATPSFVIDAVKKRLEHPVLGYSIPTAEYYAALQQWFVKKYGFEPKKEELCFTPGIVSGIFKILQCLTQEGDGVALCPPVYHPFGQVIRGSRRRMVEAPLILKNNRFEIDFEALENALKEAKILIWCHPHNPGGRVWTREELEAVAKLADKYGVYIISDEIHADLTFKNFKHIPFPSVSPEARKWAISLMAPSKAFNMPGIIASQIYIADEKLRHTIYEYLEYNCLNHANSTTYGAVAAAYNHGEEWLDGVMDYIEDNIAFVRQYLKDHLPQLGMIEPEASFLIFLDCRGLGMDDKTLTDFFINKAHLLLNPGTMFGTGGEGFMRLNVGVPRSVLQDAMDRIRKAVNEL
- a CDS encoding protein-disulfide reductase DsbD family protein — its product is MKKKLVWLLLPLLTLLGLSQANAQMITDAIKWNVKMTNNDKGEVTLTFNAKLQPGWHVYDVDMPADGPTSTEIEFDGGKGFDVVGKMAADRKPDEVYDENFGMTLRWFGKEVNFIQKVKITDPQNFKIAGDILFMICNDQTCLPPDRFAFSFTAKNLTTPLSIAPVANTPAEEAPAATEAEIAPEVEDVAVEAAPASETSGDWLWTPVIDDLKAFGDETLSATDNSLLMIFVFGFLGGLVALLTPCVWPMIPMTVSFFLKRTKSRSKAIRDAIIYGLSIIVIYLAMGLIITGIFGASVLNDLSTNAIFNILFFLLLVVFAVSFFGAFELVLPQSWTNKLDEKADSTTGLLSIFFMSFTLVLVSFSCTGPIIGTLLVEAATMGNMVGPAVGMFGFAFALAIPFAFFAIFPNFLQSMPKSGGWLNSVKVVLGFLELALALKFLSVADLAYGWRILDREVFVALWIVIFTLLGMYLLGKLKFSHDSDLPYVSVPRVFMALISFAFAMYMVPGLWGAPLKAISAFSPPLYTQDFNLYDSEVHAKFDDYESAMKYAKDHNKPVMIDFSGFGCVNCRKMEASVWTNPTVKGKLEKDFVLVTLMVDDKAKLAQPITVNENGKERTLKTIGEKWSYFQRHKFGANAQPFYVMLDASGKPLGPSYGFNEDVNEYIKWMDAGLKQFADRK
- the queF gene encoding preQ(1) synthase, with amino-acid sequence MSELKDQLSLLGQTTEYKQDYAPEVLEAFDNKHPDNDYWVRFNCPEFTSLCPITGQPDFAEIRISYIPDIKMVESKSLKLYMFSFRNHGAFHEDCVNIIMKDLIALMDPKYIEVTGLFTPRGGISIYPYANYGRPGTKYERMAEQRLMSHE
- a CDS encoding LTA synthase family protein, whose amino-acid sequence is MNKSRYSTRSRELIFFYHLGLALLIMALCRVVYYLYNYTYFAHISAGDFVDIALGGLLFDGASIAYTNAVYFILLLLGVFLPARWEQHKVFVGLRSATYFIPNVLNIFLNISDTGYYAFALKRTSMSVFSEFQNESALNLYGKYIITFWPLTLLFIVLVLVLYFGYRLVRFERKDGQTMIARVRAKGLALVEVGIFAFIALLTIRGEIGFENRPMTTLRANIFVREAKDRDLVLNTTFTMIRTSRKSTLKELSLLPEDKVAEYFSPRYKARPLHEGDSLYGAFKGKNVVFLILESFAKEYTSYLNQEVADYPGYTPFLDELMSESFVFKYGFANGRVSIEAMPSALTSLPALGINFVLSHYAGNDLMSLPEQLDKQGYSSIFYHGASKGSMGFDAFVKQIGIHDYFGREDHADESDYDGTWGIFDDKFLQTVAKHIGSRPMPFLATIFTLSSHAPYTVPEEYGDMFREGSQYIHRAVQYADMSLKMFFDAIRNEPWYDDTLFVLMADHASQSDRPEYQNVGGRFAIPIIFHDPSGRLKGLQDRYVVQQADILPSLLYLMGDDTEIISYGQNMFDPEAPHFAVNYENGNHILLHRDFTIFMDATGKCKFSSPSPLVQHPVDFAPSDSVDTKHYEMMLKAYAQDYNHRVINNKLDLYESRHKAKALAMN
- the queC gene encoding 7-cyano-7-deazaguanine synthase QueC, which gives rise to MNKQTALVVFSGGQDSTTCLFWAKKHFERVHALCFFYGQKHREEVEIARKIAEGAGVPFEVKDVSFIGSLAHNSLTDDSIPMDKEKPEGSVPNTFVPGRNLFFLSIAAVYARELGIHHLVIGVSQTDFSGYPDCRDAFVKSLNVTLNLAMDDTFVIHTPLMWIDKAETWALADELGVLELVRQETLTCYNGIKGDGCGECPACALRSEGLQKYLKEKARPKTK
- a CDS encoding restriction endonuclease: MENKNAHDRIPRFEDMMIPTLLALKALGGSGSNTEINEKVYEAMNFDDEVLNIPHKTEGLQSEVDHRLTRARRYMRKYGLIEDSSRGVWSIVDNTLDPHSIDPREIVRKVKSTQSSDKPDTEADNKAMSSIEENAEATAWESILLDILKNMDPSAFERLCQRLLRESGFTEVEVTGRPCDGGIDGKGVFSLNSFINFDVIFQCKRYRDAVKSKHIRDFRGAMQGRTDKGLFITTGRFTQEAYKEASRDGVPRIVLVDGIGVCQKLKELNLGVTTKVTTNEEVTINPEWFSKI